The Bombus fervidus isolate BK054 chromosome 3, iyBomFerv1, whole genome shotgun sequence genome includes a window with the following:
- the LOC139985292 gene encoding cholesterol transporter ABCA5 isoform X4 has translation MLALRVVIPLFMVLSLSQFVTYLLILIVGEKEKKIKEGMKIMGLKDSIFWLSWFIIYSVFVLLLSAVAVILLFTLQMFQHTHFLPIFLLVVLYSFSIIMFAFMITPFFDTSRTAGVLGNFAVTIMSLMYFIQVFVNDSSSVPFWLVSLLSPTGVALAMDKALVLDLQGEGVNFDNLWSGPGIPFGGSLIMMTLDIILYACLAYYFDCVIPSEYGTKRTPWFCFTPEFWCQRKAPRSYLQVPSSNGESNSFIPGEETNRDVEPVVREMKGREAIRIVDLYKSYQKCRKPEIKAVNGINLTIYEGQITAILGHNGAGKTSLFNILTGLTAPTAGTALIFGYDVRDSNDMQMIRSMTGVCPQHDILFDLLTPREHLEFFAAVRGIPKSMIEHEVKKTLKDIDLTEKANTFAKYLSGGQKRKLSVGIAIIGDPKIIILDEPTAGVDPYSRRQMWSFLQSRRHGKVILLTTHFMDEADILADRKAVISKGKLRCCGSSLFLKNKFGIGYHLTLVLEGNAREHAITRLVTCHVSKAEKARRHGRELSFILPHNSVENFAPLFSAIEHEIKTRSSRLGISSYGVSMTTLEEVFLHLEKDEGPEYTMDNLSKKMVRNRALSRSLSLQSKSTSYQSLQNEGVTVQNDGQAKEAGDLPDGVHSDRNPPVLGLGLDPIKVRPNFLQTLYAMLRLRILRLFRNIQLLYFTIFAPLLLVVVGLHLNSIETVEIKMQSLTLNTDTYGNETKLLYANNTDHDITNLIDGINQDVKYIEEYYGNFANLLKIAPHMSAFNINEYSLSRINLTVAYNDTMQHSLPILINLLSNTYYRLLSNENNLKPIEVKTHPFQQTSQPQGFNIGTASTALFIGMNFVLLPITLVVDVVYDREIKAKNQLRVNGLSFSMYFLTYFIVLVGLMSFICLCILGIIFLFDVPSLQEVPALITLAGLFMLYCPSSILFSTCLSYIFDKMDSAQSILPNIATFIGLIPFILVTILDMLGLSGTAAFVLHVIFSLLNTLYVPYAAVYYVERVHLMCSINAACHHLTMSDYLTTEIILMAFGVLLHCPVWFFVLLLLDIKKSGGNVSDVLKYFLRNGGSIGEEIMENSDIGEHEDADVKAEKQKVFNLITSSAVQEPPVVLVQNLRKEYRQQDTGSCSCCSKQDDEASQIQRKVAVRNLSLAVEPGEVFGLLGHNGAGKTTTMKIIIAEEAATRGRVQIGGHNINSSMTEAFKQMGYCPQHDAQWKNITVREHLESYAAIRGVPWSDIGRIVDLYLTGLQIHEHADKQAHECSGGTRRKLSFAMAMIGGPKVVLMDEPSAGMDPRSKRFLWDTILASFQGGRGAILTTHSMEEADALCSRVGIMVKGELRCIGSTQHLKNLYGAGYTLEMKLLGGDCTPTTPSGDRITILKEFVSSLFPDATLEESFADRLVFAVPQHAVTSLAECFTQLEKAKLELDIEEYSFSQTTLEQVFLKFSHYDESNSGE, from the exons ATGCTGGCCTTGAGAGTTGTTATACCTCTTTTTATGGTCCTCTCTCTTTCACAATTCGTCACTTATCTTCTGATCCTAATAGTCGgcgaaaaggagaaaaagatcAAGGAAGGAATGAAGATAATGGGCCTAAAGGATTCGATTTTCTG gTTATCATGGTTCATTATCTACAGCGTTTTTGTCTTATTACTCTCTGCCGTCGCAGTAATACTACTTTTCACACTACAAATGTTTCAACACACACACTTTTTACCGATATTCCTTTTAGTAGTGCTCTACAGTTTCTCCATAATCATGTTCGCTTTTATGATAACACCTTTCTTTGACACGTCACGA ACTGCCGGTGTACTAGGCAATTTTGCAGTCACGATAATGAGTTTGATGTATTTTATCCAAGTCTTTGTGAATGACTCTAGTTCAGTTCCGTTTTGGTTAGTCTCTCTTCTTAGTCCAACAGGCGTTGCTTTGGCTATGGATAAG GCTCTTGTATTAGATCTACAAGGAGAAGGAGTTAACTTTGACAATCTTTGGTCAGGTCCTGGTATACCATTTGGGGGAAGTCTTATTATGATGACTTTAGACATAATTCTCTATGCTTGCTTAGCTTATTATTTTGACTGCGTCATTCCAA gtGAATACGGGACGAAGAGAACTCCTTGGTTTTGCTTCACGCCTGAGTTTTGGTGTCAAAGAAAAGCTCCACGA TCGTATTTGCAGGTACCATCATCGAATGGTGAatcaaattcttttattcctgGTGAAGAGACTAATCGTGACGTTGAACCTGTGGTGCGCGAAATGAAGGGTCGCGAAGCGATTAGAATAGTCGATCTTTACAAGTCCTATCAAAAATGTCGTAAGCCAGAAATTAAAGCCGTAAATGGCATTAATTTAACGATTTACGAGGGACAAATCACGGCGATACTTGGACACAACGGAGCTGGAAAAACAAGTctcttcaatattttaactGGCCTGACTGCACCTACTGCTGGCACTGCCTTGATATTTGGTTATGACGTTCGAGATTCCAATGATATGCAGATGATCAGAAGCATGACTGGCGTTTGTCCACAACATGATATCCTTTTTGATCTTCTCACACCTCGCGAACACCTTGAATTTTTCGCTGCAGTCCGTGGTATCCCAAAATCGATGATTGAACATGAG GTGAAAAAAACTTTAAAAGACATCGATCTAACTGAGAAAGCAAATACTTTTGCGAAATACTTGAGTGGAGgacaaaaaaggaaattgtCTGTAGGTATCGCCATTATCGGTGATCCGAAGATTATTATCCTCGATGAACCTACAGCTGGGGTTGATCCCTACTCCAGGAGACAAATGTGGTCTTTCTTACAATCTAGACGTCATGGAAAAGTGATTCTATTGACTACTCATTTTATGGATGAGGCAGATATATTAGCAGATAGGAAAGCAGTTATTAGTAAAGGAAAGCTGAGATGCTGTGGCAGTTCTTTgttcttaaaaaataaatttggtaTTGGATATCACTTAAC GTTAGTACTTGAAGGAAATGCAAGAGAACACGCCATTACCAGATTAGTAACGTGTCATGTCTCAAAAGCAGAAAAGGCAAGACGTCATGGACGTGAACTGAGCTTTATTTTACCTCATAATTCAGTAGAGAACTTCGCACCACTTTTCTCAGCTATAGAGCACGAAATTAAGACCCGATCGAGTAGATTAGGTATTAGCAGCTACGGAGTATCAATGACTACTTTAGAAGAAGTATTTCTGCATTTAGAAAAGGATGAAGGCCCTGAATACACAATggataatttatcaaaaaagATGGTGCGCAATCGTGCATTAAGCAGATCTTTATCGTTGCAATCTAAGAGTACTTCTTATCAGAGTTTGCAGAACGAAGGTGTCACTGTTCAGAATGATGGTCAAGCAAAAG AGGCAGGAGATTTACCGGATGGCGTCCATAGTGATAGAAATCCTCCTGTTCTTGGCCTTGGACTAGACCCCATAAAAGTTCGGCCTAATTTCCTCCAAACCTTGTACGCTATGCTTCGCCTAAGGATACTTAGACTCTTCAGGAACATTCAGTTATTGTACTTCACTATCTTCGCGCCTCTTCTTCTAGTAGTCGTTGGCCTCCATTTAAATAGCATTGAAACAGTTGAAATCAAAATGCAATCTCTTACATTGAATACTG ATACTTATGGTAATGAAACCAAACTTTTGTACGCGAATAATACCGACCATGATATCACAAATTTAATCGATGGAATAAATCAAGATGTGAAGTACATTGAAGAGTATTACGGgaattttgcaaatttgttaaaaatcgCACCGCATATGTCTGCTTTCAATATCAATGAATATAGTCTGTCCAGGATCAATTTGACTGTCGCATATAATGATACCATGCAACATTCCTTaccaattttaataaacttgTTATCAAACACTTATTACAG ATTACTCTCAAatgaaaacaatttaaaacCGATTGAAGTTAAGACACATCCTTTCCAACAAACTTCTCAGCCACAGGGATTCAATATTGGCACAGCGAGTACCGCACTGTTTATTGGaatgaattttgtattattgcCAATAACTTTAGTTGTGGACGTGGTCTATGATCGTGAA ATAAAAGCGAAGAATCAGCTTCGTGTGAATGGTCTGTCATTTTCGATGTACTTTCTGACGTACTTTATTGTACTTGTCGGCCTGATGTCTTTCATCTGTTTATGTATTCTTGGCATCATATTTCTCTTTGACGTGCCTTCGCTTCAAGAAGTACCAGCACTCATCACCCTAGCCGGTCTTTTCATGCTTTATTGCCCATCATCCATTCTATTCTCTACATGTTTGAGTTACATCTTTGATAAGATGGATTCCGCTCAAAGTATTTTGCCCAATATTGCAACTTTCATTGGACTTATACCGTTTATACTAGTCACGATTCTTGACATGCTGGGTCTTA GTGGAACAGCAGCGTTTGTTTTACACGTAATTTTTTCTCTACTGAACACATTGTACGTACCATATGCTGCAGTGTATTACGTAGAAAGAGTACATCTAATGTGCTCTATCAACGCTGCTTGCCATCATCTTACTATGTCTGATTATTTAACCACGGAGATCATTCTAATGGCCTTTGGCGTGCTTCTGCATTGTCCGGTGTGGTTCTTCGTGCTTTTACTGTTGGACATTAAAAAGAGTGGTGGCAACGTCAGTGATGTATTGAAGTATTTCCTG CGCAATGGCGGTTCGATTGGTGAAGAAATAATGGAGAACTCTGACATTGGAGAACATGAAGATGCAGATGTTAAAGcagaaaaacaaaaagtttTTAATCTCATTACTTCATCTGCCGTTCAAGAACCACCTGTAGTTCTAGTAcag aatttgaGAAAGGAGTATCGACAGCAAGATACAGGTTCATGTAGTTGCTGTTCGAAACAAGATGATGAAGCTAGTCAAATACAACGAAAAGTTGCTGTAAGGAATCTTTCGTTAGCGGTTGAGCCAGGAGAAGTGTTCGGTTTGCTGGGCCACAATGGTGCTGGAAAAACGACAACAATGAAGATTATCATAGCTGAAGAAGCGGCCACTCGAGGCAGAGTACAGATCGGTGGtcataatattaattcaagTATGACAGAAGCTTTCAAACAAATGGGATACTGTCCTCAACATGATGCTCAATGGAAGAATATTACCGTTAGGGAACATTTAGAATCTTACGCCGCGATTCGTGGTGTACCATGGAGTGATATTGGCAG AATCGTAGATTTATACCTCACCGGTTTGCAAATTCATGAACACGCCGATAAACAAGCTCATGAGTGTTCGGGTGGAACTAGAAGGAAACTTAGTTTTGCCATGGCAATGATCGGGGGTCCAAAAGTTGTTCTAATGGACGAACCTAGTGCAGGAATGGATCCTAGGTCAAAGAGGTTTTTATGGGATACAATCCTTGCTAGTTTCCAG gGTGGTAGAGGAGCAATTCTTACCACTCATTCAATGGAGGAAGCTGATGCTCTTTGTTCTAGAGTGGGTATAATGGTAAAAGGAGAGTTAAGATGTATTGGTTCTACTCAACATCTGAAGAATTTATATGGTGCAGGCTATACCCTCGAAATGAAACTTTTAGGCGGTGATTGTACACCAACGACACCGTCCGGTGATAGGATTACAATTCTGAAAGAATTTGTTTCCAGTCTTTTTCCAGATGCAACTCTCGAAGAAAGTTTTGCCGACAGATTAGTTTTTGCTGTTCCCCAACATGCAGTTACCTCGCTGGCCGAGTGTTTTACGCAGTTGGAGAAAG CCAAACTCGAGCTGGATATCGAAGAGTATAGCTTCAGCCAAACCACTTTGGAACAAGTTTTCCTTAAATTTTCCCACTATGACGAATCTAACTCGGGAGAATGA
- the LOC139985302 gene encoding tubulin polyglutamylase complex subunit 2 translates to MSFFVDIVTEDSFYENLTLGVVKILESFPYVKNVRVDRRNGCETMAITNWEQRHCVTLPENIRNFYAAIDGFLLQWNLEIAGEEFPVGRMEIGTLSSLKRYTNNAKDHQTDSTKQELHTDTHKPDNEVTSNSITDLENPNSINLQENDHSCKMFEIARCFPESGMAKVYLLYRMKHEEESPTIWLHREDTNRWYHLANNFTVYFRMMLVHLGLPLWQSCVSGLPLPPWVEQVYFLIGPHLLPSAVEPTETISTTIWNNGPINVIDPAIFKGKEGKQKSSKKK, encoded by the exons ATGTCGTTCTTCGTTGATATCGTAACGGAGGATTCCTTTTACGAGAATCTCACGTTGGGTGTAGTGAAGATTCTTGAGAGTTTCCCATACGTAAAAAATGTACGAGTCGACCGTAGAAACGGATGTGAAACTATGGCCATTACCAACTGGGAACAACGTCATTGTGTTACGCTCCCGGAGAACATTAGGAACTTCTACGCTGCAATCGACGGTTTTCTGCTTCAGTGGAACCTCGAGATAGCAG GTGAAGAATTTCCTGTAGGACGTATGGAAATTGGCACGCTTTCCTCTCTAAAGCGCTACACAAACAATGCCAAAGATCATCAAACAGATTCCACCAAGCAAGAACTCCACACTGACACTCATAAGCCAGATAATGAAGTTACTTCCAATAGCATAActgaccttgaaaatccaaattcaattaatttgcAAGAAAATGACCATAGTTGCAAGATGTTTGAAATCGCAAGATGCTTCCCAGAGAGCGGAATGGccaaagtttatttattataccgtATGAAACATGAAGAAGAATCACCAACAATCTGGTTGCATCGAGAAGATACTAATAGATGGTATCATTTGGCAAATAATTTCACCGTGTATTTCCGTATGATGCTGGTCCATTTGGGTTTGCCATTGTGGCAGTCTTGCGTGTCTGGTTTGCCTCTGCCTCCATGGGTCGAGCAAGTCTACTTTCTCATTGGTCCTCATCTACTTCCTTCCGCTGTTGAGCCCACGGAGACCATTTCTACTACCATATGGAATAACGGGCCCATAAATGTTATCGATCCAGCAATTTTTAAAGGGAAGGAAGGAAAGCAGAAGAGCTCCAAGAAAAAGTAA